The nucleotide sequence GTGAAAGGGCGATGCCACGTGCCGTCGAGCGCCTGAATGCGGCACACCACTTTGTCGGCCGCGGCGGGCATGCGCGGGTCGGCGACGCTCCACCGGCCGTTGTCGTGGCCGGCGGCCGCGCTGACCGCGCCGGCGGGCTCGTTCCACGACGTGACACCGTAGTGGCCGGCCGTCAGGTAGGCGTCGCCCTTGCTGCGCTGGATGCCGCTGCGAGGATCGGCCACCGCGTAGGCTCCCTGGCCGGTGGTGCTGCCACTGATCACGGTGCCGGCGGGCTCGCCGAAGCTGGTCACCGAGTACTTCGCGAATGGCAGGCCGGGCTGCCGCGGGTCTGCGACTGCGGTGCCGCCCGCCGACGGCCCGGTGCCGGCCGTGACCGTCGTGCCGGGCTTGTCCCAGGGCACCACGCGGAACACGTTGTTGTGGCGCACGCCGCTGGCGCGCGGGTCCTGCACCGCGTAGGCGCCCGAGTCGTCGCCGCCGATGACGGTGCCCGCGCTGGAATCCCACGGGGTCACCGCGTACTTGGCGAACGGCTTGCGGTCCTGAGGGCCGCGCGGGTCGGCGACGCTGAAAGTGCCCTGACCGGGCGACTTCACGCCGATCACCGCTCCCATCGGCTCGGCCCAGTCAAGCACGCCGTATTGCTGGTACTGCAGCGCGGCTGCGGGCGCGCGAGGATCGGCCACCGTGAAGCGGCCATTGCTCGGACGGCTTGATCCAGCTACCACGCCGAGCGGGTCGCCCCACGGGTGGACGCCGAAGGCGCGGTGATGCGCGCCCTCGGTGCGCGGATCAGCCACCGAAAACGCGCCATTGCTGGGGCCGCTGCGCGCCGCCACCAGCTTCGAATGGTCCTCCCAGCGGGTGACGCCGTAGGCGCCGGTGCCCTCCTGCGTGCTAGGCACGATCAGGTAGTCACGCAGGTGCCCGTTCTCGACGGCTAGCTTGTTCAGGCTCCGCCAGTCGCTGCCGGCCTCGACGAAGGCGAGGCGAACCCAGGTCTTCCACTGCAGCGCCGGAATGCGGTGCATCGGGCCGGCGCGCTCGTCGCCGGGCATCAGCATGCGGCCGAGCACGTCGCCCACGGCGCGCAGCGGGCGCTTCTCGGGCTCGTAGAGGAACGGCGGCACTTTCTCGATGTGCCTCGCAACCAGCAGGAAGCGCTTCCTGCTCTGCGCCAAGCCGCCGAGCTCGCCGCAGTCGTGCGTCGTCTCGGCCACGGCGTAGCCGTAGCTGCGCAGCAGGCTGGTGATTTGGTCGAGCAGGTGGCGCCCGCGCGTCGCGATGCGCGGCACGTTTTCGAAGACGAAGAGCTCGGGCGGATCGTTCTTCCAGGCCTCGAGCATCAGCCACACGCCGCGCAGCGTGAGCCGATTCAGCGCCTGGTACTTGTCGCTCTTGCTCTTGCCTTCGGCGAGCAAGCCGCTGAAGCCCTTGCAGGGCGCCGAGAGGAAGATGATGTGCGGCCGCTCGCCGCCCGCGGCGCGGTGGATGTCGGCCGGCATGGCCTCGCGCCAGCCCGCCGGCGGCGGCCGGCCATGGAAGGCCTCGAACTGGGCCCGGTCGAAGAGGTCGAGCACGGTGCCGGTGGCGTTGGCGAGACGGTTGAAGTCGCGGATCGCCGCGGCGTCGACGTCGATGCCGCCGATGCAGCGGAACTTCGCCTGCAGGTTGCCGACGCGCGGGTTGGCTTTGTTGAAGCCTCGCGCGCCTCCGCCCAGGCCGACGAAGGCGTGGAAGTGCCGGATCTCGACGTGCTTCATGCCGGCGCGTCCCCGCTGGGCTGTGCGGCGCCGAGCATGCGCGAGCGGATGGCCTTGGCCGCACCGCTCAGCGGCCGCGCGAAGCCAGCGCACTGGGGGGACTGGCGCATCATTCGGACGTCGTCGACCTGCCGGTAGTCGATGCTCGGCTCGCGCGGCTGGAGAGCGCGGCAGTCGAGCGCGGCTGCGGCGGCCGCACTGTCGCTGATGTCGATGGCCTCGCGCACGGCCTCGACGGTAATGCCGAGGGACTGCGCGGCGGCGTGCATTGCCGCCTTTCTGTCCTGGCCAAGGGCGAGGGCGCGCGCGAGCGCGTCCTTCACCTTCTCGATGGAGATGACGGCGAAGTCCATGCGGCTCAGTCCTTCGACGTGTCGGCGAAGATCTCTTCGGCCGTTTTGCCGCCCTTGCGGCGGCTGGCGGTGGCCGGCGCGTCGTCCTTGGGCGGGTCCTTCGGAGCATCGTTCGGGAACGGCCAGGGGCCGCCGTCCGCGGCCTGCTGCTGCTCGCCTTCGGGCTTCGAGGCAGCCGCCGGCGCGCTGGCAGCGGAATTCGCTTCGGTGTCTGCGTCGTCGAGCTGCTGCTGGCGCACTTCGGGCTCGAGCAGTTTGATCGGCACCTCGCGGCTCTTGAGCATCGCGAGCTCGGCCAGCACCATCTTCGGCACGTCGACCATCTCGAGGCTCCACCACGCCGCCACGGTGCCGCCTTCCTTGGCCTGGAAGCGCCAGTTGTCGAGCGAGGCATCGGTCACCGGCAGGTTGGATTTTCCGCCCATGCCGTGATCGATCTCGCCGCGGTAGCCGGTCAGCTTCTCGGACCACGACACCTTCTTAATGTGGCGAGCCATCGCGGTGAGGTGCGGCAGGTCGCTGATCTCTTCGACGCCGGGCAGGGTCTGCCGCTTGTCCTTCGCGCTGTTGGCAGCGGCCTCGCTCTTCGTAAAGAACGCGGTGCGCAGCGCGCCGTCGAAGTGCGACAGCACGTAATTCGGAAGGTCGGCCTGCATGTTGAGGCGCACGCCCGGGTTCGCGCCTGGCGGCCGGTTCTTCTGGCTCAGCAGGGTGACGTCGAGTATCTTGACCTTCGTGAACTCGGGGAGAGAAAACATGGAGTAGCTCCTTTGGGTTGGCGGGAATGAAAGAGGGCGCCGCTCGCGCGGGCCGGCCGGGAATGGAGGAGGAGGGAGGAGGAGGGAGCCCGGCCGGCTCGAATCGCCCGAAAAGGGGTGTCAGAACGGGATGTCGTCGTCGAGCTCGGGCTCGGGCCGCTTCAGCAGCGTGCAGGCCTCGACGGGCGCGTCGGCGGTGCGCCGCATCTCGGTCGCGTGCAGCACGTAGAACGATTTGCCCGGGTACACCGTGGCGAGCCGCTCCGCTTCGTCGGCCGCGGCCTTCGCGCTGTGGTGCTCGTGGCGAGGGGGACGCTCCCCCTCGGGACTCCACACCAGCCAGAACTCGAGGTGCTCCACGATCAGGCCGCGATCAGTTCGGCCGCAGCGCCGGTGGCCGCGAAGTAGACGACCTGGGCCGCGCGCACGTCGACGATCGCGCTGTGCGCGCCCTCGAGCTTCTTGCCGGTGAAGAACTCGTAGGCTTCGCCGAGGTTCGCGCTCTTGTGGTGGAAGCGCTTGGCCGCCTTCATCTTGGCCGTGGGCGGCAGCTTGAGGATCGGCGTGCTGATCAGCTGGGTGCACGCGGCCTTGCCGGCCTTCCACTCGTCGGCCGTCTCGGCATCCAGAAAGCGCATGCACGCGATGCGCGCGATCCGGGCGTCGAACGATTCGTTGTGGCCAATGCGGATCTCGGCGCGGCGCCACATCGACAGCAGCATGCGCAGCGCAATGTGCTCGGGGATGCCGACCTGCAGCGCGAGGTCGGTGGTGATGCCGTGGATTTCGGCGGTCTCGTCGGGAATCGTCCAGCCGTCGGGCTTCACGACGACGTCCAGCGTGCTGTAGACGCGCTGCGTCTCGAGGTCGACCAGCTCGGCGCCGACCTGCACGAAATGCGGCTGGCCGGGGTGCTCGCTTGGCTCATTGAAGAGCGGCAGCGCCTGGGTCTCGAAGTCGTAGAAGAGGGCGAGTTTCATGCTGCTTCCTTGAGTTGGCCGACGTGGCCGTTGTTGATCCACTCGGCCGCGACGGTCGCGGGGAGGTCGGAGGGCAGCGCCTTCAGCGTGCCGAAGAGGAGCGCGGTGTCGAGCTCGCCGTTCTGGGCGAGCACGTCGAGCCACAGCAGCAGGTCGCCGCGGCCCTGGGCGTCGAGCACATCGAAGCGATCGAGCACCAGCAGCTTCAGGCCGGACTGGAAGCTGATCGCCTCGGCCACCATGGCGTCGGCGCGCCAGCGCTCGGACTCGCTCAGCAGCCGGTACTCGCGCGCGCTGCCGCCCGGCGTCAGGCACGTGATCGACATGTCCGCCGAGATGCCGATGCGCAGCCATTCCGCGTCGAGGGAGCTCTGCTGCAGGCGCGTGTTGATCGGGTCGAGCGCCTCGGCGAGCATCTGGCCCGGGATGCCGTCGGGTGCGAGGTCGGCCGCGAGGGCGTCCCAGGCGACGACGTCGGCGTGGTGGCCGGCCGCGGTGGCGGTCTTCGATGCCGCTTCCTTGCCGGCCTGCACGAGCGCCTCGAGCTTGGCGACCTCGGCCGCGGCGTTGGCGCGCTTCTGCCGCAGCGTGGCCAGCCCTTGCGTCGCGGCGTCGATGTCGGACTGCTTCGGCGCGGCGGGCTGCTCGCCCTCGGTGAGCGTCTTGAGCTCGACGGCGGCGTCGCGCGCGGCTTGCAGGTCGCGCTTGTCGTTGGCGACTGCGGAGCGCAGCAGCTCGCGCGAGCGGACTAGCTCAGGCAGCGCGGCAGCGGCTTCTTCGTCGCGGACTCCATCGGGCACGGTGTGGGCCTTCAGCTCGCCGCCGGCCAGTTCGACCAGGCCGCGGCAATGCGGGCAGGTCAGGGGCTGCGTCGGCGCCGCGCCGGCAGCCTTGGCTTCGGCCTCTTGCACCTTGGCTTCCCAGCCGGCCAGATCCTTCTCGTCGGCCGCGAGCTTCGTTTCGACGCGCGCCACGCGCTCGGCCGGCGCGCGGAGCGCCTCGATGCGAGCCTCGCGCGCGGTGTGGGTGCGCATGTCGGCCTGCAGCGCGCCGAGCGCTTGGTTGGCCTCGGCGATCTGCTTGTCGGCGTCGGCGAGCTGCTGCTGCGCGGCTGTGAGCGCGGCCGGGTCGGTCGAGACGGCGGGCGCGGCCCAGCTGGCGGCCTTCACCGAGCCGTAGGTCTCTCCCGTGAGCGCGCGCCACGCGCCCTTGGCCTCGGTGGCCTTGGACTTCGCCTCGGTGCATGCGGCGTCGAAGCCGGCGCGCAGCGTTGGCGCCACGCGATCGACGCGGGCTTTGTCGTGGCCGGCGGCGAGCAGGCGCTGGGACACCGTCTCCGGGGTGATCTTGATGCCCATCAGCCCGAAGAGGAAGGCGCGGCGCGCCTTGTCGTCCATGCTGCTGAAGCGCTGCGCGTCGAGCACGTAGGGCAGGGCGGCCGGCGGCGTGAAGCCATTGCTGCGCGATGCCTTGCCGCTGGGCAGCACGATGCTCGCGGTCTCCTCGCCGATGCAGACCTCGGCGAAGCCGTTCTTCTCGCCATCGTTCACGAGCGCGGCGTATTCCTTCTTCAGCTCGACGCGGACCGTCTCGCCGGTGAGCGCCATGCGCACGGCTTCCTGCAGGCTGCTCTTCCCGGCGTAGTTGCCGCCGCCGAAGAGGGTGATGGGCCGATCGAGCGCGACGTCGGCGCGGCGGATGCCGAGGAAGTTCTCGGCGGTGATGTGGGTGATCTTCATGGTGGTGGTGCTCAGTCGACGGAGGGAGCCGCGCCGCGGGCGCGGCGGCTGGTGGGCGCCGGTGCCGGCGCGGCGGGGGCGGCAGGCGCGCCCTCGAGTTCGGTGGCGCGGCGCTGGTAGACGTCGCTGAGAACGGCGCGCTGCTCCTCGGTGGGGTTCAGGGCGCGCAGGCTGTCCATTGCTGCGTCGAGCGTGTCCTGGTCCTTGCAGGCGGCCAGCTTCTCGGAGAAGGCGTCGACGTCCAGGCCCGCGGGCTGCGTGGCGCCGGCGGCGGCACCGGATGCGGCGGCCGGCTCGTCGACGGCGCCGGGGCCCCGCTCGTCGCGCGAGTCCTCTGCGGTGTTCTTCTGCACGACCTCAGCGCCTCGCACGGGCTGGGTGCTCAGGTCCTCGACCGAGACGCCGGTCACGCGGCCCTCGTGGTCGACATCGAGCACGATCGCGTCCTGTGTCTCTTCCGTGGTGCGGCCCATGCCCATGACGATGTCGGGGGCGTGGATGTTCCCGAAGAAGCTGCCGGCCCGGTACTGCAGCATGAGGTGCCGCATCTCGGTCTGCCACTTCGAGCCGGACTTCCCGTACCAGCCTTCCTCGACCGCGAGCCGCATGCTCACGGGTGCGGACTCGATCACCGGCAGATTCGCGGCCTTGGCTTGGTCGAGCGTGCGGATCTGCGGCGGGAAGGCCACATTGCCGGGGAGGGCCCAGGCAACGCATTCCAGGTTCTCGACCTCGACGCTGATGTCCTTGAAGTCGTAGCGATTGAGCTGGCGGTTCCAGCCCTGCTTCTCCCGGTAGGTGGCCTTGATCACGCCCTTGTTCTTCACGTCGAAGCGCAGGGGCGTGAAGCGGCCGCTGGCGTTGATGGCGGCGATCTTGTATTGGCCGCTCCAGGTCAGCCGACCTTCGATCACGTTCGCGTTCTGCATCACCGCGGCGATGCTCATGCCCACCGACTGCGCGACCTCGATCGCGATCAGGCAATTGCCGAGCGCCGACGGGTTCTCGACCATCTCGACATTGCCGTCGCGACCCTTCTTCTCGGTGAACTGCCGGAAGGCGGCCGGCACGGCGTTGGAGGTCGACAGCGCGCGAGCGATACGCTGCGCCAGCTCGAAGCCTCGCAGCGAGAACATGCTGACGACGTGATCAGCAGGATCGGGCACGGTGGCGACCTGGTGCTGCTGCTGGCGCAGTTGTTGGACGCTGGCGGTGTTGACGGCCGGGGCCGCCACGGTTGCTGTTGCAGACATGGCTTTTCCTTCTTCGAGTGGGGGTCAGTCGTGGAACTTGCAGTGCGAGGCGTATGCCGGGCAGTACTTGCGCGAGCACAGCGTCGACTTCGGGTTCGGCGGGAACACGCCGCTCTTCAACATGCCGGCCGCGATCTCGATGAGCCCGGGCGTCTTGTCGTCGCCGAGTAGCGGGGTCTTCACGTCGGCGATCTCGCCCGTAGCACAGGGCGTTTCCTTGGTGGTCTGCAGGCCGATGATTTCGGCGGGGCCGTCCAGGCGCTCGCCAGTTGCCTGCTCAGCCATCAGCGTGTAGATGCCGAGCTGAATGTGGTGGCCCTTCGTCACTGCGCGCCGGCCGCCGCGCTCAAGGATCTCGGTCGCGCGGCTGCCAGTCTTCACGTCGGATATGCCCTTGCGGCCATCCTGCAGCTGTCGCACGCGGTCCGTGGTGCCGGTGACGCGCACGGTGCCGTGCTTCGTCGCGATGTCGAGCGCCGTGCACTTCACTTCCACCGCTGTGTAGGTGCGCGTCGGCGCGATGTCGTTGCAGTAGCGCGCCGTGAGCTTGACTGCGTAGGTGTCAGCAAGGGCCGGGGTGAGACCTTCATCCCAAGCGACCTCGTTCTCCGGCGCGGCCAGGGCTGCGCGCGAGGCGTCAACAGCATCGGTGACCGAAATGAACTTGCCGTCCAGGATGGACTGGTCGTAGGCCGCGGTGCCGACGTGCACGGCCGTGCCGAGATGCGCGGCGCCGCCCGAGAGGCTGCGCAGGCCGAAGATGTTCTGCCAATACCATTTGTACGAGCAGTCGAAAAGGCTGGGCCAGGAGCTGGCGCGCACGACCGCGAGGGGCCTGGTGTCGGTGGTGTTCACGAGTGCGGGACCTTTCAGCGATAGAAGAAGTGGAGGAGGACGCCGGCCGCTGCGATGCAGGCGGCGGCGACGAAGAAGGCGCGACGCG is from Variovorax paradoxus and encodes:
- a CDS encoding AAA family ATPase translates to MKITHITAENFLGIRRADVALDRPITLFGGGNYAGKSSLQEAVRMALTGETVRVELKKEYAALVNDGEKNGFAEVCIGEETASIVLPSGKASRSNGFTPPAALPYVLDAQRFSSMDDKARRAFLFGLMGIKITPETVSQRLLAAGHDKARVDRVAPTLRAGFDAACTEAKSKATEAKGAWRALTGETYGSVKAASWAAPAVSTDPAALTAAQQQLADADKQIAEANQALGALQADMRTHTAREARIEALRAPAERVARVETKLAADEKDLAGWEAKVQEAEAKAAGAAPTQPLTCPHCRGLVELAGGELKAHTVPDGVRDEEAAAALPELVRSRELLRSAVANDKRDLQAARDAAVELKTLTEGEQPAAPKQSDIDAATQGLATLRQKRANAAAEVAKLEALVQAGKEAASKTATAAGHHADVVAWDALAADLAPDGIPGQMLAEALDPINTRLQQSSLDAEWLRIGISADMSITCLTPGGSAREYRLLSESERWRADAMVAEAISFQSGLKLLVLDRFDVLDAQGRGDLLLWLDVLAQNGELDTALLFGTLKALPSDLPATVAAEWINNGHVGQLKEAA
- a CDS encoding PD-(D/E)XK nuclease family protein, which encodes MRASSWPSLFDCSYKWYWQNIFGLRSLSGGAAHLGTAVHVGTAAYDQSILDGKFISVTDAVDASRAALAAPENEVAWDEGLTPALADTYAVKLTARYCNDIAPTRTYTAVEVKCTALDIATKHGTVRVTGTTDRVRQLQDGRKGISDVKTGSRATEILERGGRRAVTKGHHIQLGIYTLMAEQATGERLDGPAEIIGLQTTKETPCATGEIADVKTPLLGDDKTPGLIEIAAGMLKSGVFPPNPKSTLCSRKYCPAYASHCKFHD
- a CDS encoding 3'-5' exonuclease; the encoded protein is MKLALFYDFETQALPLFNEPSEHPGQPHFVQVGAELVDLETQRVYSTLDVVVKPDGWTIPDETAEIHGITTDLALQVGIPEHIALRMLLSMWRRAEIRIGHNESFDARIARIACMRFLDAETADEWKAGKAACTQLISTPILKLPPTAKMKAAKRFHHKSANLGEAYEFFTGKKLEGAHSAIVDVRAAQVVYFAATGAAAELIAA
- a CDS encoding DNA cytosine methyltransferase, which produces MKHVEIRHFHAFVGLGGGARGFNKANPRVGNLQAKFRCIGGIDVDAAAIRDFNRLANATGTVLDLFDRAQFEAFHGRPPPAGWREAMPADIHRAAGGERPHIIFLSAPCKGFSGLLAEGKSKSDKYQALNRLTLRGVWLMLEAWKNDPPELFVFENVPRIATRGRHLLDQITSLLRSYGYAVAETTHDCGELGGLAQSRKRFLLVARHIEKVPPFLYEPEKRPLRAVGDVLGRMLMPGDERAGPMHRIPALQWKTWVRLAFVEAGSDWRSLNKLAVENGHLRDYLIVPSTQEGTGAYGVTRWEDHSKLVAARSGPSNGAFSVADPRTEGAHHRAFGVHPWGDPLGVVAGSSRPSNGRFTVADPRAPAAALQYQQYGVLDWAEPMGAVIGVKSPGQGTFSVADPRGPQDRKPFAKYAVTPWDSSAGTVIGGDDSGAYAVQDPRASGVRHNNVFRVVPWDKPGTTVTAGTGPSAGGTAVADPRQPGLPFAKYSVTSFGEPAGTVISGSTTGQGAYAVADPRSGIQRSKGDAYLTAGHYGVTSWNEPAGAVSAAAGHDNGRWSVADPRMPAAADKVVCRIQALDGTWHRPFTTLELAALQSLFDPEERFELDGLSDQAWRERIGNAVPSDAACAIAEVMGTTLLLAMTGETFMLSAQPIWVRDVAMALTVRGAN